Proteins encoded within one genomic window of Anaerolineales bacterium:
- a CDS encoding sulfatase-like hydrolase/transferase: MSETDRRFSWRLLFTRTILFAFAYAFMEWLFFATQQSFMDAFSLSMKLGLWLLVGLAATLIVLPLLILLRLLGLIPGFLKRREVFLRLGAAIPAIVGAVLTLLLIDNFTNTVLHFGIVTSRSWLRAGYAVLILLILAFWYLQVIRSIHPQGKAESPGKNPAGSIRMSAWQGVQCSAAVLILVVSSIVCTTRVAAATHGLGGKTARLERTPHIILLGGDGTIAANMSLYGYESDTTPNLIKLAETGLLAENNFTNAAHSTGSVVSMLTGKYPADTRLLYSPNILQGEDAVQHLPGILQRAGYTTVQIGFPYYLDAYDVNMQEGFDIVNSRSLGKSETANLARQYHLEDLGYFLPLLWERISDRILHVFFIRQMHDPYREVIQAVDPNTQLKISDLQRVDQLVTLLRSTDTPLFVHVHLMDTHGPKFYPKRHTFSAGMTQHDDWVPEFFDDAVLEYDAYIGRIMRVLESDGLMDQTILIVYSDHANAWRTDDRIPLLFHFPNGDFAGRIAENTQNLDIAPTILDYLGMEKPSWMSGQSLIGSGLSPLRPIISAGVIAIQCEPPDWWCEIDSDRTSSTFEQFGTIQLVICQGMYTLELDRNQFTERLVPGHTSPCPSSQLPSEEEARQIILDHLSTYGFDVATLE; encoded by the coding sequence GCTGATCGTGCTGCCCTTGCTGATCCTGCTGCGTCTGCTCGGTTTAATTCCCGGCTTCCTCAAACGAAGAGAAGTGTTCCTCCGACTGGGAGCTGCAATTCCGGCCATCGTCGGAGCTGTCTTGACCCTGCTGCTGATCGACAATTTCACCAACACCGTCCTCCACTTCGGCATCGTGACCTCCCGGAGTTGGTTGCGAGCCGGCTATGCAGTCTTGATATTGCTGATCCTCGCGTTTTGGTACCTGCAGGTCATCCGCAGTATCCACCCACAGGGCAAAGCCGAATCCCCTGGAAAGAATCCTGCTGGGTCGATCCGAATGAGTGCGTGGCAGGGCGTTCAATGCAGCGCTGCGGTCCTAATCCTCGTCGTTTCCAGCATCGTTTGCACCACCCGAGTCGCCGCAGCCACGCACGGTCTCGGTGGAAAGACTGCCCGATTGGAACGAACGCCGCACATCATCCTCCTCGGCGGCGACGGAACGATCGCGGCCAACATGTCGCTCTATGGATACGAAAGCGATACGACGCCCAACCTGATCAAGCTGGCAGAAACCGGCCTCCTGGCGGAAAACAACTTCACAAATGCCGCCCACAGCACCGGATCCGTGGTCTCCATGCTCACCGGCAAATACCCCGCCGACACCCGCCTGCTCTACTCCCCCAACATCCTGCAGGGAGAAGACGCCGTCCAACATCTGCCGGGAATCCTGCAGCGCGCCGGATACACCACGGTCCAAATTGGTTTCCCCTACTACCTGGACGCATACGATGTGAACATGCAGGAGGGCTTCGACATCGTCAACAGTCGCTCGCTGGGAAAAAGCGAAACCGCCAATTTGGCCCGCCAGTATCATCTCGAGGACCTCGGTTATTTTCTACCGCTTTTATGGGAGCGCATCAGCGATCGAATCCTGCACGTCTTCTTCATCCGCCAGATGCACGATCCTTACCGCGAAGTCATCCAGGCCGTCGATCCGAACACGCAGCTTAAGATCAGCGATCTGCAGCGCGTCGACCAACTGGTAACGCTGCTGCGCTCGACCGACACACCGCTCTTCGTGCACGTGCATCTCATGGACACCCATGGACCCAAGTTTTATCCAAAAAGGCATACGTTTTCGGCCGGCATGACGCAACACGACGATTGGGTGCCTGAATTCTTCGATGACGCTGTGCTGGAATACGACGCCTATATCGGCAGAATCATGCGCGTACTCGAGAGCGATGGGTTGATGGATCAAACCATCCTGATCGTGTACTCGGATCACGCCAACGCCTGGCGTACGGATGACCGCATTCCACTGCTTTTCCATTTCCCCAACGGCGACTTCGCCGGAAGGATTGCAGAAAACACCCAGAATCTCGACATCGCCCCGACGATCCTGGATTATTTGGGAATGGAGAAGCCCTCCTGGATGTCCGGCCAATCCCTTATCGGTTCCGGGCTGTCTCCGCTGCGTCCGATCATCAGCGCCGGCGTGATAGCCATACAATGCGAGCCGCCCGATTGGTGGTGCGAGATCGACTCCGATCGCACATCGTCCACTTTCGAGCAATTCGGAACCATTCAACTGGTCATCTGCCAGGGGATGTACACACTGGAATTGGATCGCAATCAATTCACCGAGCGTCTCGTGCCGGGGCACACAAGTCCCTGTCCATCCTCTCAATTACCGAGCGAAGAAGAGGCCCGCCAGATCATCCTGGATCATCTCAGCACGTACGGGTTCGACGTCGCGACGCTGGAATGA